One Phycisphaerae bacterium RAS2 DNA window includes the following coding sequences:
- the ywlC_1 gene encoding Threonylcarbamoyl-AMP synthase, translated as METGGRFVETRLLSVNPDSPEPGVIREAAGILRGGGVVAFPTETVYGLGADALNAEAVSRIFAAKGRPARNPIIVHVRSIERARELASQWPPAAQSLAERFWPGPLTLVLKKRSCVPDVVTAGRDTVALRCPNHAVALALLEAAGCPIAAPSANLSEQLSPTLAAHVVRSLGGRIEMILDGGPAAVGLESTVVDVTTQSPRLLRPGAVSLDSLCEVCGGVEIGTDPASHEEAFESPGQMLRHYSPRTRMICCDATTAEVTVLAELERGKNVGWLRWGAESSGVAAKANRSGATIIDMPIGAESYAARLYATLHELDAAALDLIVATLPPDTEAWRAVRDRLRRAASSITPASPMHGGGTDNSGGGIVE; from the coding sequence ATGGAAACGGGCGGGCGATTCGTGGAAACAAGGCTCCTGTCTGTAAATCCCGATTCGCCTGAACCCGGAGTCATTCGTGAGGCGGCGGGCATTCTTCGCGGCGGGGGAGTGGTCGCATTTCCGACCGAGACGGTCTATGGACTCGGCGCCGATGCCCTGAACGCGGAAGCCGTGAGCCGAATCTTCGCGGCGAAGGGGCGGCCGGCGCGAAATCCCATCATTGTTCACGTGCGCTCGATCGAGCGTGCTCGGGAACTGGCCAGCCAATGGCCACCAGCGGCCCAGTCGCTTGCCGAGCGATTCTGGCCGGGCCCGCTCACCCTGGTACTGAAGAAACGCTCCTGCGTGCCGGATGTCGTCACTGCCGGTCGGGACACGGTCGCGCTGCGCTGTCCGAACCATGCCGTCGCTTTGGCACTCCTCGAGGCCGCCGGTTGCCCCATTGCCGCACCGAGCGCCAACCTCTCCGAGCAGCTTTCGCCGACACTTGCGGCGCACGTCGTTCGCTCGCTCGGCGGTCGCATCGAGATGATTCTGGACGGTGGCCCGGCAGCGGTGGGGCTGGAATCTACGGTCGTAGATGTGACAACGCAGTCGCCAAGATTGCTGCGGCCGGGGGCGGTCTCGCTCGATTCATTGTGCGAGGTGTGCGGGGGCGTTGAAATTGGCACGGATCCCGCCTCCCACGAGGAAGCATTTGAGTCGCCGGGCCAAATGCTCCGTCACTATTCTCCTCGGACGCGAATGATCTGCTGCGATGCAACGACGGCCGAGGTGACCGTGCTTGCGGAACTGGAGAGGGGGAAGAACGTCGGCTGGCTGCGATGGGGAGCGGAGTCATCCGGTGTGGCGGCGAAGGCGAATCGCTCCGGCGCAACGATCATTGATATGCCGATCGGTGCCGAGTCCTATGCCGCGCGGCTCTACGCGACCCTGCATGAATTGGACGCAGCCGCGTTGGATTTGATTGTGGCAACGCTTCCGCCGGACACCGAGGCATGGCGAGCCGTGCGCGATCGGCTCCGGCGAGCAGCCAGTTCAATCACGCCGGCTTCGCCCATGCACGGTGGCGGGACTGACAATTCGGGCGGCGGAATTGTTGAGTGA
- the traI_1 gene encoding Multifunctional conjugation protein TraI — protein sequence MLRIIQQTSAAGAKSYYSTADYYSEGQELEGRWRGEGAKRLGLSGTVEKKDWDALCDNRDPVTGNVLTARQKAHRRIGYDFNFHVPKSISIVYGLTKDERILDAFRESVNATMQDMEAEMKTRVRAAGNNEDRTTGNMVWGEFIHTTARPVDGLPDPHLHAHAFVFNTTWDEKEQRWKAGQFADLKRDAPYFEAVFYSRFARRLEELGLPIERKKKGWELRDIPKSVIEKFSRRTALIEKEAKERGLTSAAEKDQLGAKTREKKQKEIAFDELREVWRSRLTAEESNAVTTVAKRIGGSAIGEDLLVAAQAASRAVEHCLERSSVVPERKLLTEALRRSVGAASSATITRKVNTMNLITGERDGRRLVTTREVLAEEQRMIDFAREGRGTCPALGDALYAIKRDWLNDGQRRAVKHLLTSHDRVMLIRGAAGTGKTAMAQEAVEAIEADGKRVFMFAPSADASRGVLRQDGFENADTIARLLIDEHLQAQIHGQVIWVDEAGLLGTRQMGQVFDLAERLKARVILSGDRKQHGSVERGAALRLLEQEAGLVPAEIQEIQRQRGEYKQAVKALSEGRTEAGFRQLDKLGWVREVNKTDRYAVMAQDYVAALAEGKSALVVSPTHREGEWISDEIRACLKRIGKIGDGERRLIVLENANLTEAERADGVNYAPDSVLVFHQNAKGFKKGERVTVGSTPPPLSEAAKFQVFNLNILPVAPGDVVRVTRNGKTADGKHGLNNGDLFKVLRFDAGENLVVRKVGANKSNASRDNWIIQKDYGHLAHGYCVTSHASQGKTVDRVFIGQSSESFPASSREQFYVSVSRGREGATIYTDDKAALLDAVSRSDERLTATELVAQRQRQQRALVLQRLNRQFAEPPMPAHAGNRHHERGTYDRH from the coding sequence ATGCTGCGGATCATCCAACAGACCAGCGCGGCCGGGGCCAAGAGTTATTACTCGACGGCGGACTATTACTCCGAAGGCCAGGAACTGGAAGGCCGGTGGCGCGGCGAGGGCGCCAAGCGGCTGGGGCTATCGGGCACGGTCGAAAAGAAGGACTGGGACGCCCTGTGCGACAACCGCGATCCGGTGACGGGCAACGTGCTGACCGCGCGGCAGAAGGCCCATCGCCGCATCGGCTACGACTTCAACTTCCACGTGCCCAAGAGCATTTCGATTGTGTACGGGCTGACGAAGGACGAGCGAATCCTGGATGCCTTCCGCGAGTCGGTAAACGCGACCATGCAGGACATGGAAGCGGAGATGAAAACCCGCGTACGAGCAGCGGGGAATAATGAAGATCGTACGACGGGGAACATGGTCTGGGGCGAGTTCATCCATACGACGGCAAGGCCGGTGGACGGCTTGCCTGACCCGCATTTGCACGCGCACGCCTTCGTTTTCAATACAACATGGGACGAAAAGGAACAGCGCTGGAAGGCCGGGCAGTTCGCCGACTTGAAGCGCGATGCGCCGTATTTTGAGGCGGTGTTTTATTCGCGGTTTGCGCGGCGGCTGGAAGAATTAGGCTTGCCGATTGAGCGCAAGAAGAAGGGCTGGGAGCTTCGTGACATCCCCAAGTCGGTAATCGAGAAGTTCTCGCGGCGGACGGCGCTCATTGAGAAGGAAGCAAAGGAGCGTGGATTGACCTCCGCCGCCGAGAAGGACCAACTTGGGGCAAAGACCCGCGAGAAGAAACAAAAGGAAATCGCCTTCGACGAGCTGCGCGAGGTTTGGCGCTCTCGCCTGACGGCGGAAGAGAGCAATGCGGTGACTACCGTTGCAAAACGTATCGGAGGATCGGCCATCGGCGAAGACCTGCTCGTCGCGGCGCAAGCCGCATCGCGCGCGGTCGAACATTGCCTGGAACGGAGTTCGGTCGTGCCGGAACGGAAGCTCCTGACCGAAGCGCTGCGGCGCTCGGTCGGCGCGGCTTCGTCGGCAACCATTACGCGCAAGGTCAACACAATGAACCTGATCACCGGCGAACGGGATGGACGACGGCTGGTCACGACGCGCGAGGTGCTGGCCGAAGAGCAACGCATGATCGACTTCGCCCGTGAGGGACGCGGCACCTGCCCGGCGCTGGGTGATGCCTTGTACGCCATCAAGCGGGATTGGCTGAACGACGGCCAGCGCCGGGCGGTCAAGCATCTGCTGACTTCCCATGATCGCGTGATGTTGATTCGCGGCGCGGCGGGTACCGGCAAGACTGCGATGGCGCAGGAAGCGGTGGAAGCCATCGAGGCCGATGGCAAACGGGTGTTCATGTTCGCGCCTTCGGCCGATGCCAGCCGGGGCGTGTTGCGGCAGGATGGATTCGAGAATGCCGATACCATCGCGCGGCTGCTGATTGACGAGCATCTGCAAGCCCAGATTCACGGGCAGGTCATCTGGGTTGACGAAGCGGGACTGTTGGGGACCCGGCAAATGGGACAGGTGTTCGACCTGGCTGAGCGGCTCAAGGCGCGGGTGATCCTTTCCGGTGACCGCAAGCAACACGGCTCGGTGGAGCGCGGCGCAGCCTTGCGGCTGCTGGAGCAGGAGGCGGGTCTGGTCCCCGCCGAAATCCAAGAAATCCAGCGCCAGCGCGGTGAATACAAACAGGCGGTCAAAGCGCTCAGCGAAGGCCGCACCGAGGCGGGATTCCGGCAACTGGACAAGCTCGGCTGGGTGCGCGAGGTCAACAAAACCGATCGCTACGCGGTCATGGCACAGGACTATGTGGCGGCATTGGCCGAAGGCAAATCGGCGCTGGTCGTCTCGCCCACCCACCGTGAAGGGGAATGGATTAGCGACGAAATCCGCGCGTGCCTGAAGCGCATCGGTAAGATCGGCGATGGCGAACGCCGCCTCATAGTGCTCGAAAACGCAAACCTGACGGAGGCGGAACGCGCGGACGGAGTAAACTATGCGCCCGATAGCGTGCTGGTCTTCCATCAAAACGCCAAGGGATTCAAAAAAGGCGAGCGCGTGACAGTCGGCAGCACTCCCCCGCCGCTTTCGGAAGCGGCGAAGTTCCAGGTGTTCAATCTCAACATCCTGCCGGTCGCGCCGGGCGACGTGGTTCGCGTGACGAGAAACGGCAAGACGGCTGACGGCAAGCACGGCCTTAACAATGGCGATCTGTTCAAGGTGCTGCGATTCGATGCCGGCGAAAACCTCGTCGTGAGAAAGGTTGGCGCGAATAAGAGCAATGCATCCAGAGACAATTGGATCATCCAGAAGGATTACGGGCACCTGGCCCACGGCTATTGCGTCACGTCGCACGCCTCGCAGGGGAAGACCGTGGATCGCGTTTTCATCGGCCAGTCATCGGAATCGTTCCCGGCATCGTCGCGGGAGCAATTCTATGTTTCGGTGTCGCGCGGCAGAGAGGGCGCAACGATTTACACCGATGACAAAGCGGCGTTGCTCGATGCGGTAAGCCGGTCGGATGAGCGATTAACGGCGACGGAGTTGGTCGCCCAACGCCAACGACAACAGCGCGCTCTGGTGCTGCAACGGCTTAACCGCCAGTTCGCCGAACCGCCGATGCCGGCACATGCGGGCAACCGCCATCATGAGAGAGGAACCTATGACAGACATTAA
- a CDS encoding Helix-turn-helix domain protein, which yields MNGSNSKSTKMNRKLTHQEIACALAHSELPLIMTPQEAANLLRIKVSTLYRHVSEGRYASAVRRGKPLRFFRERLIQEFMQ from the coding sequence GTGAACGGGAGTAATTCCAAGAGCACGAAAATGAACCGCAAACTGACCCACCAAGAAATCGCCTGTGCGCTGGCGCACAGCGAGCTGCCGCTCATCATGACGCCGCAGGAAGCGGCAAACCTGCTGCGGATCAAGGTCAGCACGCTCTACCGGCATGTGTCGGAAGGCCGGTACGCCAGCGCTGTGCGGCGCGGCAAGCCGCTGCGGTTCTTCCGCGAGCGGCTGATTCAGGAGTTCATGCAATGA
- the spo0C_1 gene encoding Chromosome-partitioning protein Spo0J, producing the protein MNNGCDEISVQYPPLDQVGRAHQPRQHFDEDAMTGLARSIAECGVLQPLLVRREGTALVVLDGERRLRAAKQAGLTHVPVILADGALSESDVLRRQLVANCQRQDLTPLETARAIDQLIKSTECSAAQVAVQLGMSSSKVSKLLALLAVPADMQLRIEREGLGLSAAYQIALAGNSEAQERLLSDLTSGTLTRDGAAALRKARPRTRRSKRSRRAGGLGKVVVPLGGGRSIAFTGPDLTLQAITDWLQDLLTRIKGLEPQDMELAHAVKALAVSVA; encoded by the coding sequence ATGAACAACGGATGTGACGAAATCTCCGTGCAGTATCCGCCGCTCGATCAAGTTGGTCGTGCTCATCAGCCGCGCCAGCACTTCGACGAAGATGCAATGACTGGGCTGGCCCGGAGCATTGCCGAATGCGGCGTCCTGCAACCGCTTCTTGTACGAAGAGAAGGAACCGCGCTTGTGGTGCTGGACGGGGAACGCCGCCTTCGGGCGGCGAAACAGGCGGGGCTGACCCATGTCCCAGTCATTCTTGCCGACGGCGCGCTCTCTGAGAGCGATGTTCTGCGCCGGCAGTTGGTAGCGAATTGCCAACGGCAGGACCTGACTCCGCTGGAAACGGCTCGGGCGATTGACCAACTCATCAAGTCCACAGAATGTTCCGCAGCGCAGGTCGCGGTTCAACTCGGAATGTCGTCCAGCAAAGTATCCAAGCTCCTGGCGCTCCTTGCGGTGCCGGCGGACATGCAACTGCGAATCGAGCGTGAGGGACTTGGTTTGAGCGCCGCCTACCAAATTGCCTTGGCGGGCAATTCGGAGGCCCAGGAGCGCCTGTTGAGCGACTTGACGAGCGGCACTCTGACGCGCGACGGAGCGGCGGCACTGCGAAAAGCCCGGCCCCGAACGCGACGCTCCAAGCGTAGTCGCCGTGCCGGTGGACTCGGCAAAGTCGTCGTGCCCCTCGGCGGCGGGCGCTCCATTGCTTTCACCGGACCTGACCTCACGCTTCAAGCGATTACCGATTGGCTGCAAGACCTGTTGACCCGGATCAAGGGGTTGGAGCCGCAGGACATGGAACTTGCACATGCCGTCAAGGCTCTGGCAGTCTCCGTCGCCTGA
- the purE gene encoding N5-carboxyaminoimidazole ribonucleotide mutase: MPAQVAIVMGSKSDWDTMSHAADTLKSFGVGCECRVLSAHRTPDALFEFVAGAPARGVEVFIAAAGGAAHLAGVVAAKTILPVLGVPIESKSLQGLDSLLSMVQMPAGIPVATLAIGKPGAINAALYAVAILALKQPALRDALDRYRKDQAQKILANPDPSKD, from the coding sequence ATGCCAGCGCAAGTTGCCATCGTCATGGGATCGAAGTCGGACTGGGACACCATGTCCCATGCTGCGGACACGCTGAAGTCGTTCGGCGTTGGTTGTGAGTGCCGCGTGCTTTCTGCGCACCGCACACCCGATGCGTTGTTTGAGTTTGTCGCGGGCGCGCCGGCGCGCGGCGTGGAAGTATTCATCGCAGCAGCCGGTGGGGCGGCGCACCTGGCGGGCGTCGTGGCTGCCAAGACGATCCTGCCCGTGTTGGGAGTGCCGATCGAGTCCAAGTCGCTTCAAGGGTTGGACTCGTTGCTTTCGATGGTGCAAATGCCGGCGGGGATTCCCGTCGCCACGCTGGCGATCGGTAAACCCGGTGCGATCAACGCGGCCCTGTATGCCGTGGCAATCCTCGCGCTAAAGCAGCCGGCCCTGCGTGATGCCCTGGACCGCTATCGCAAGGATCAGGCGCAGAAGATATTGGCCAATCCCGATCCGTCGAAGGATTGA
- the sdcS_2 gene encoding Sodium-dependent dicarboxylate transporter SdcS, which yields MSTQAWFTLGVIAFLLIALARKPHLADVFFLSGVVVLALAGIITPQEAISGFANPGMLTVAALFVVASAMRDTGALDSVARLIFKPPRSERAGLLRLTAPIAFMSAWLNNTTIVAMALPLTMEWCRKFRIPPSRVLIPLSYATVAGGVCTLIGTSTNLVVHGLMLDAGMKGLGFFELSAVGVPITIITLLYLVGGADWILPRRRELLEQLGETRREYTVEMLVEASCPLVGQSIEQAGLRHLPGLFLVDITRGGDIISPVGPQEILRAGDRLVFVGVVGTIVDLQKIKGLAPAPTTPIEGAQRPLRHLCEAVVSASSPMVGRGIREANFRTIYDAAIIAVHRNGARLTGKIGDIVLRAGDTLLLQTRSGFVRVHRNNPDFYLISEVGPDQPVRHEKAVFALIILIAMIVAMALPDLLGGGTDPNSLAARLDRGRVLIALGAAALLVFLRCIPVAAARRSMQWDVLLVIAASFGLAIAMEKTGAAKGLVDAMMPLLAKWGPTGAIVVIYLMAAVLTEILTNNAAAALVFPIALQTARQFGVDPHPFAVTVAIAASCAFASPIGYQTHMMVFGPGGYRFGDFLKAGLPLNLIWLIGTAILVPIIYKL from the coding sequence ATGTCCACCCAAGCCTGGTTCACACTCGGCGTCATTGCGTTCCTGCTGATCGCCCTTGCACGCAAGCCGCATCTGGCCGACGTCTTCTTCCTCTCCGGGGTCGTCGTTCTCGCCTTGGCCGGGATCATCACGCCACAGGAAGCCATCAGCGGCTTCGCCAATCCCGGCATGCTCACGGTCGCCGCGCTGTTCGTGGTCGCGTCGGCCATGCGCGACACCGGCGCGCTCGACAGCGTCGCGCGGTTGATCTTCAAGCCGCCCCGATCCGAGCGGGCCGGTCTCCTTCGGCTCACCGCGCCCATCGCCTTCATGTCGGCCTGGCTCAACAATACGACAATTGTCGCCATGGCGCTGCCGCTGACCATGGAATGGTGCCGCAAGTTTCGCATTCCCCCGTCGCGCGTGCTCATCCCGCTTTCCTATGCCACGGTCGCCGGCGGCGTCTGCACCCTCATCGGCACCAGCACCAACCTCGTCGTTCACGGCCTCATGCTCGACGCCGGCATGAAGGGACTGGGTTTTTTTGAGCTCTCGGCCGTCGGCGTGCCCATCACCATCATCACGTTGTTGTATCTCGTGGGCGGGGCTGACTGGATCCTGCCGCGCCGCCGGGAATTGCTCGAACAACTCGGCGAGACGCGCCGCGAGTACACCGTCGAAATGCTCGTCGAGGCGAGCTGCCCGCTCGTCGGCCAGTCAATCGAACAGGCCGGCCTGCGCCATCTGCCCGGCTTGTTTCTTGTGGACATCACCCGCGGCGGAGACATCATCTCCCCGGTCGGTCCACAGGAGATTCTCCGCGCCGGCGACCGGCTGGTTTTCGTCGGCGTCGTTGGCACAATTGTCGATTTGCAAAAGATCAAGGGACTCGCACCCGCCCCGACCACCCCCATCGAGGGCGCCCAGCGACCGCTGCGTCACCTCTGCGAGGCCGTCGTGAGCGCGTCGTCACCCATGGTCGGCCGCGGCATACGCGAGGCGAACTTTCGCACCATCTACGATGCCGCCATCATCGCCGTGCATCGCAACGGCGCCCGGCTTACGGGCAAGATCGGTGACATCGTGCTGCGTGCGGGCGACACGCTCCTGCTCCAGACGCGATCCGGTTTTGTCCGCGTCCATCGAAACAATCCCGATTTCTACCTCATCAGCGAAGTCGGCCCCGATCAACCGGTCCGCCACGAAAAGGCTGTTTTCGCCCTGATTATTCTCATCGCCATGATCGTCGCCATGGCCCTGCCCGATCTGCTGGGCGGCGGCACGGACCCAAACTCCCTCGCCGCGAGGCTGGATCGCGGACGCGTGCTGATCGCGCTCGGCGCGGCGGCATTGCTGGTTTTTCTCCGATGCATCCCGGTCGCCGCGGCCCGGCGCTCCATGCAGTGGGACGTGCTGCTTGTCATCGCCGCGTCGTTCGGCCTCGCCATTGCCATGGAGAAGACTGGCGCGGCAAAGGGCCTCGTCGACGCCATGATGCCGCTGCTCGCAAAGTGGGGACCGACCGGCGCAATTGTGGTGATCTACCTGATGGCGGCTGTGCTGACGGAGATTCTTACCAACAACGCCGCGGCGGCGCTGGTTTTCCCCATCGCGCTTCAAACGGCCCGTCAGTTCGGCGTCGATCCGCACCCCTTCGCCGTAACCGTCGCCATTGCTGCTTCGTGCGCGTTTGCGTCGCCCATCGGCTACCAGACGCACATGATGGTCTTCGGCCCCGGCGGTTATCGATTCGGCGATTTTCTCAAGGCCGGCCTCCCGCTCAATCTCATCTGGCTGATTGGTACCGCCATTCTCGTGCCGATTATCTACAAATTGTAA
- a CDS encoding AAA-like domain protein has translation MLGRLFRRKSLPVARSLRWDLSDELLRWSRDDAWTLRDAVEGTLILGATGSGKTSGSGATIARLFLAAGFGGLVLTAKPDELALWERYCRETNRSGDFVVVGADAAMRFNFLDHELNRTGSGAGLTENIVTLFSNVMEIRERNAGSGGGREDGTFWKQGALKCMRNAVDLVSLATGKVSVPDLVRVVLSAPLSPAQIRDKDWQRGSFCFNCLKEADKRDKSPRQQHDFGVVADYYLLEWVNLAERTRSVIQATFMGWADLLVRGLLRELFCTDTTIMPEDVERGRIILVDLPVKEFGEVGQFAQVLWKYAFQRSIERRNVAASSRPVFLWADEAHHFVTSYDHSFQTTCRAARVATVLLSQNYSNFIAALGGNEKARAETDSLLANLNTKILHANGDAVTNEWASRLIGRSRQFLASGNNSYDAEDQWTASLGLDWLGHRGSTTAGFSETFEFEVQPREFTRLRTGGPPQWMVDGIVFQNGKLFEACGRTWLKTSFRQRP, from the coding sequence ATGCTAGGCCGACTATTCCGACGAAAGTCTCTTCCTGTCGCACGTTCTCTCCGGTGGGACCTGTCCGACGAACTGCTGCGCTGGTCGCGTGACGACGCATGGACGCTGCGGGATGCCGTGGAAGGCACGCTCATCCTCGGAGCCACCGGCTCCGGCAAGACGAGCGGTTCCGGCGCGACCATCGCCCGTTTGTTCCTGGCGGCAGGATTCGGAGGATTGGTGTTGACGGCGAAGCCTGACGAGCTGGCGCTGTGGGAACGCTACTGCCGGGAAACGAATCGCAGCGGCGATTTTGTAGTCGTCGGTGCCGATGCCGCGATGCGATTCAACTTCCTCGATCACGAATTGAACCGGACGGGCAGCGGCGCTGGGCTGACGGAGAACATCGTCACGCTGTTTTCCAACGTCATGGAAATCCGGGAGCGCAACGCCGGCTCGGGCGGCGGACGCGAGGACGGGACGTTCTGGAAGCAAGGCGCATTGAAGTGTATGCGCAACGCCGTCGATCTCGTGTCGCTTGCGACCGGCAAGGTATCGGTGCCCGACCTGGTGCGCGTCGTTCTCTCCGCGCCGCTCTCACCGGCCCAGATACGAGACAAGGATTGGCAGCGAGGCTCGTTCTGTTTCAATTGCTTGAAGGAAGCTGACAAGCGCGACAAGTCGCCGCGCCAACAACACGACTTCGGCGTCGTCGCGGATTACTACTTATTGGAGTGGGTGAATCTCGCCGAGCGAACACGAAGCGTGATTCAGGCGACGTTCATGGGCTGGGCGGACCTGCTCGTGCGCGGGCTACTCCGTGAGTTGTTTTGCACGGACACGACGATCATGCCGGAGGATGTCGAGCGCGGCCGAATCATCCTCGTTGACCTGCCGGTGAAAGAGTTCGGCGAAGTCGGTCAGTTCGCCCAAGTCCTCTGGAAGTACGCCTTTCAGCGCAGCATCGAACGGCGCAATGTCGCCGCGAGTTCTCGCCCGGTTTTCCTGTGGGCCGACGAAGCGCACCATTTTGTCACAAGCTACGACCATAGCTTCCAGACGACGTGCCGCGCTGCCCGCGTAGCCACCGTGCTGCTGTCGCAGAACTACAGCAACTTCATCGCCGCCCTGGGCGGCAATGAAAAAGCCCGTGCGGAAACGGATTCGCTGCTTGCGAATCTCAACACGAAAATCCTGCACGCCAACGGCGACGCCGTGACGAACGAATGGGCGTCGCGGCTCATCGGGCGCTCGCGCCAGTTCCTCGCCAGCGGCAACAACTCTTATGACGCGGAAGATCAATGGACGGCGTCGTTGGGCCTCGACTGGCTCGGTCACAGAGGCAGCACGACGGCGGGATTTTCGGAGACGTTCGAGTTTGAAGTCCAGCCGCGCGAGTTCACCCGGCTTCGCACCGGCGGACCGCCGCAATGGATGGTGGATGGCATCGTGTTTCAGAACGGAAAGTTGTTCGAGGCTTGCGGCCGCACCTGGCTGAAGACGTCATTCCGGCAAAGGCCATAA
- the dpnA_1 gene encoding Modification methylase DpnIIB encodes MTATTHVNPFYAARQARRAAPAQRPVNATLPIEKRIIGNATLYRADCFDVLPTLSGIGAVVTDPPYGIGFAYRSYDDAPGKYDAMMRRLVPELIRVTDKGPCFVWQSPLKAYRWHEYFPGKYRIVAACKMYPPRRGKSPCLSWDPVIFWSGRDLIRDHLPRDWHVDDLQPWDGYAGENPVPCPRPLEQVRYFCDNVQADSILDPFMGSGTTGVAAILAGKRFVGIEQDPVYFEYACRRIERVALSAP; translated from the coding sequence ATGACCGCAACCACTCACGTCAATCCGTTCTACGCTGCCCGCCAAGCGCGGCGGGCTGCACCGGCACAGCGCCCGGTGAACGCCACGCTTCCCATCGAGAAGCGCATCATCGGGAATGCCACGCTGTACCGGGCCGATTGCTTCGACGTGCTACCGACGCTCTCCGGCATCGGAGCCGTTGTCACCGACCCGCCGTACGGCATCGGCTTCGCCTACCGCAGTTACGACGACGCGCCGGGCAAGTACGACGCCATGATGCGTCGGCTTGTGCCGGAACTCATCCGCGTCACCGATAAAGGGCCGTGCTTCGTCTGGCAAAGTCCGCTCAAGGCTTACCGCTGGCATGAGTATTTCCCGGGGAAATACCGCATCGTCGCCGCCTGCAAGATGTACCCGCCTCGCAGGGGCAAGTCGCCGTGCCTAAGCTGGGACCCGGTTATCTTCTGGAGCGGCCGCGACCTGATCCGCGACCACCTGCCGCGCGACTGGCATGTGGACGACCTGCAGCCGTGGGATGGCTACGCCGGCGAGAATCCCGTCCCGTGCCCGCGCCCCCTCGAACAGGTACGTTACTTCTGCGACAACGTCCAGGCCGACAGCATCCTCGACCCCTTCATGGGCAGCGGAACAACTGGCGTCGCCGCCATCCTCGCGGGCAAACGCTTCGTCGGCATCGAGCAAGACCCGGTGTATTTTGAATATGCGTGTAGGCGGATCGAACGTGTTGCCCTGTCTGCGCCCTAA
- the traC gene encoding DNA primase TraC, with product MQFDIYQNVTDQIIAMLEKGVVPWRSPILGRQSAGMPKNLESGKEYRGVNVFLLAFTAWANGYESTYWLTFNQAKQKKGSVKNGEKSSFVIFWKQYETNDKETGEPTNVPVLRYYRVFNVAQCEGIAAPDAATFTPTDFQPIDAAEAIVKAYADAPTIEHGGTRAFYRPSTDSVRLPEPNRFASCEEYYSTLFHELAHSTGHSKRLDRKLDTEPQPFGSPDYGREELVAEMAAAFLSAHAGIKPVTIENQAAYLQGWLKQLRGDKKLVIAAAGAAQKASDWIRGERKPVE from the coding sequence ATGCAATTTGACATCTATCAGAACGTCACCGACCAGATTATCGCCATGCTGGAGAAGGGCGTCGTTCCCTGGCGTTCTCCCATTCTCGGCAGGCAGTCCGCCGGAATGCCGAAGAACCTGGAGAGCGGCAAGGAGTACCGGGGCGTCAACGTGTTCTTATTGGCGTTCACCGCCTGGGCGAACGGCTACGAGTCGACTTACTGGCTCACGTTCAATCAGGCAAAGCAGAAGAAAGGCAGCGTTAAGAATGGCGAGAAGTCGTCATTCGTCATTTTCTGGAAGCAATACGAGACGAACGACAAGGAAACGGGAGAGCCGACGAACGTCCCCGTCCTGCGATACTATCGCGTGTTCAACGTCGCACAGTGCGAAGGCATTGCCGCACCTGACGCGGCGACGTTCACACCGACTGACTTTCAGCCTATCGACGCCGCCGAAGCCATCGTCAAAGCCTATGCCGATGCACCGACCATCGAGCATGGCGGAACGCGAGCGTTCTACCGGCCGTCAACCGATAGCGTCCGCTTGCCGGAGCCGAACCGGTTTGCGTCCTGCGAGGAATACTATTCGACGCTCTTCCATGAACTCGCCCACTCGACCGGTCACAGCAAGCGCCTTGACCGAAAACTCGACACCGAGCCGCAGCCGTTCGGCTCACCCGACTACGGCAGGGAAGAGCTTGTCGCCGAAATGGCCGCTGCGTTCCTGTCCGCTCATGCAGGCATCAAGCCCGTGACCATCGAGAACCAAGCCGCCTATCTGCAAGGCTGGTTAAAGCAGCTTCGCGGCGATAAGAAACTCGTCATCGCCGCAGCCGGAGCCGCTCAGAAGGCGTCCGACTGGATTCGCGGCGAGCGGAAGCCGGTCGAATGA